One genomic region from Zalophus californianus isolate mZalCal1 chromosome 14, mZalCal1.pri.v2, whole genome shotgun sequence encodes:
- the SIGLEC15 gene encoding sialic acid-binding Ig-like lectin 15, with translation MEWSVGLLACLVGLLPMGSSARTKRDTTGNLVNTEVHSAPAQRWSMQVPAEVSAAAGEAAVLPCTFTHPHRHYDGPLTAIWRAGEAYAGPQVFRCAAARGSELCQTALSLHGRFRLLGNPRRNDLSLRVERLALADDGRYFCRVEFAGDVHDRYESRHGVRLRVTAAPRIVNLSVLPGPAHAFRALCTAEGEPPPALDWSGPALGNGSAAVPAPGEGHGHQVTAELPALAHDGRYTCTASNSLGRAEASVYLFRFHGASGAPALALPLGALGLKALLLLGILAARAAARSRLEHPVAQDTPPRPQGQESTYENLSQMSPRDPPAATCIP, from the exons GTTCATCTGCAAGAACCAAAAGAGATACTACTGGGAACTTGGTCAACACAGAGGTGCACa GTGCGCCGGCGCAGCGCTGGTCCATGCAGGTGCCGGCCGAGGTGAGCGCAGCGGCGGGCGAGGCGGCCGTGCTGCCCTGCACCTTCACGCACCCACACCGCCACTACGACGGGCCGCTCACGGCCATCTGGCGCGCGGGCGAGGCCTACGCGGGCCCGCAGGTGTTCCGGTGCGCGGCGGCGCGGGGCAGCGAGCTCTGCCAGACGGCGCTGAGCCTGCACGGCCGCTTCCGGCTGCTGGGCAACCCGCGCCGCAACGACCTGTCGCTGCGCGTCGAGCGCCTCGCCCTGGCCGACGACGGCCGCTACTTCTGCCGCGTCGAGTTCGCCGGCGACGTCCACGACCGCTACGAGAGCCGCCACGGCGTCCGGCTCCGCGTGACCG CCGCCCCGAGGATCGTCAACCTCTCGGTGCTGCCCGGGCCGGCGCACGCCTTCCGCGCGCTCTGCACGGCCGAGGGGGAGCCGCCGCCCGCCCTCGACTGGTCCGGCCCGGCCCTGGGCAACGGCTCGGCGGCCGTGCCGGCCCCGGGTGAGGGTCACGGCCACCAGGTGACCGCCGAGCTGCCCGCGCTGGCCCACGACGGCCGCTACACGTGCACGGCCTCCAACAGTCTGGGCCGCGCGGAGGCCAGCGTCTACTTGTTCCGATTCCACGGCGCCTCCGGGGCCCCGGCGCTCGCCCTCCCGCTCGGCGCGCTCGGCCTCAAGGCGTTACTGCTGCTCGGCATTCtggccgcccgcgccgccgcccgcAGCCGCCTAG AGCACCCAGTTGCCCAGGACACCCCACCACG GCCCCAGGGTCAGGAGTCCACCTATGAGAATTTGAGCCAGATGAGCCCTCGGGACCCACCAGCGGCCACATGTATACCATGA